The following is a genomic window from candidate division WOR-3 bacterium.
CGCTGAAAAGAAAAAAAGTGCCGGCTCGGTTACTTTGGTTGTCCAAGCAATTTTGCCTATTCTCTTTTTTGCCTCTCAACCTTCCAAAGTAATTTTAGAGGGCGGTACCCATGTGCCTTTTAGTCCTCCTTATGATTATTTAGAAAATGTCCTTATTCCGACAATAAAGGAATTTTCCCTTTTCTGTAAAGTTAAAATTAAGAAATACGGCTTTTATCCGGTTGGCGGAGGTAGGATAATTTTAGAAGTAGAACCTTTTAAAAAAACTGATAAAAAGAGTGTGGAATTTTTGGAAAGAGGAAAATTGGTAAAAATGAAAATCATTTCTAAAGTAGGAAAGTTGGATAAAAGTATTGCCCAAAGACAGGTAGATCGGGCTTACCATTACTTAAAAGACTTTAATCCCGAGATTGTTGTCGAAGAAGTTGAAAGCATTTCTCCAGGAACTTATACTTTTATTTTAGCCCAATTTGAAAAGATTGCTGCCGGGTTTTCTTCCTTAGGAGAGCTCGGCAAACCTGCCGAAAAAGTAGCCGAAGAAGCAGTAAATCAATTCTTCGAATATTATCACCATAATGGCGTGATAGATTACCATCTTGCTGACCAATTACCAGTTTTTATTGTTTTAACTAATATCTCCTGTCGCTATAAAACCAACAAAATAACTAACCATCTCAAAACTAATCTGTGGGTAATAAAAAATTTCCTACCACAAAAAAATATTTTTCTTAATGAAAAAGAGGGACTAATAGAAATTTATTAAATAACTACGGAGAGAAGAAAGTGGGGTGGCAAGGTTCAGGCAAATTAAAGGAGGGTCTATTTGTCTGGATGAAAATAAGGAGGTTATTTTTGAATAGGATACCTGAACCTTTTTCTTTCTTCTCTCCGTAGCTAAATTATTTATACTTAATACTATCGATCTCATTTGAAAAAATTATAATAAATTTTTTTAAAAAGTCAAATATTTTAAAAGTAAATGTGTTAAGACATGGTTACCAAATTAATAAGGGTGTTATGTTGAAGTTACTCAATAAGTTTTTTTGAAATAATAGGCATCCCAAAAAGAATTAAAAGAGTAAGAAAATCAAAAGGGGACGCCTATGTTTCTACACAAAAATTATGTAACAAAATGAATAAAAAGCAAGATTTAATTTAATAGTAAAAATGATATAAGAAATAAACAAAGATAGAAATATAAGCCAAATCAGTAGACAATATGGAGTTTCCCGAAAAATACCTTAAGAAAATGGATAAAAAGATATAAAGAAAAAGGAGAAAATGGACTTAAAGAACTCTCAAGAAAACCACCTAACTCACCTGACAGAACTCCTAAAGATATATAAAAACATAAACCT
Proteins encoded in this region:
- the rtcA gene encoding RNA 3'-terminal phosphate cyclase, whose amino-acid sequence is MIIIDGSYGEGGGQILRTSLSLSACLKKPFLINNIRKGRSKPGILAQHLTGINAAAKITNAIVEGNQLFSLNLKFVPQTIIGGEYYFNVAEKKKSAGSVTLVVQAILPILFFASQPSKVILEGGTHVPFSPPYDYLENVLIPTIKEFSLFCKVKIKKYGFYPVGGGRIILEVEPFKKTDKKSVEFLERGKLVKMKIISKVGKLDKSIAQRQVDRAYHYLKDFNPEIVVEEVESISPGTYTFILAQFEKIAAGFSSLGELGKPAEKVAEEAVNQFFEYYHHNGVIDYHLADQLPVFIVLTNISCRYKTNKITNHLKTNLWVIKNFLPQKNIFLNEKEGLIEIY